The Streptomyces camelliae genome window below encodes:
- a CDS encoding type II toxin-antitoxin system PemK/MazF family toxin encodes MDTSWWLALAAVVLLALVATLIDGWGRGRRPGGRRLRPPGRAGTRARAERPAPGDIWWADVPYEDRADVKDRPCLVLAVRGNRATVAKITSKYHDERAGVIPLPPGAVGDARGRPSFLETDELREVPFGDFRRRVGVVDPVLWDQVRHLAG; translated from the coding sequence ATGGACACGTCATGGTGGCTGGCGCTCGCGGCCGTGGTCCTGCTCGCGCTCGTCGCCACGCTCATCGACGGCTGGGGGCGCGGTCGCCGGCCCGGTGGGCGACGTCTGCGGCCGCCGGGCCGGGCGGGTACGCGCGCGCGTGCCGAACGGCCGGCCCCCGGGGACATCTGGTGGGCCGACGTGCCCTACGAGGACCGCGCCGATGTGAAAGACCGGCCGTGTCTGGTGCTGGCCGTGCGCGGGAACCGGGCCACGGTCGCGAAGATCACCAGCAAGTACCACGACGAGCGGGCCGGGGTGATCCCCCTGCCCCCGGGCGCGGTCGGCGACGCCCGGGGGAGGCCCAGCTTCCTGGAGACGGACGAGCTGCGCGAGGTGCCGTTCGGCGACTTCCGGCGCCGGGTGGGTGTGGTGGACCCGGTTCTGTGGGACCAGGTACGGCACCTGGCGGGCTGA